From Polynucleobacter difficilis, a single genomic window includes:
- a CDS encoding efflux RND transporter periplasmic adaptor subunit encodes MTPLRRRMTVMMISVFILLGLLVGFNTLKTALITYFISSMGLPPATVSTMVAEEDEWQPTLSSVGNIRAFRGVDLSAETGGAVLNVFVKSGMDVKKGDLLIQLNDAADIAQLNSFKAMADLAKVINERDKQQLAIQAISKNVFDTSAADAKSKAAQVEQQAALVAKKSMHAPFSGRVGIIAINPGQYVNAGDKMLTLQTLDPIFVDFTLPQSTAGMIQVGQEIEMKTDAFKDAGFKGKITAVSPKVELNTRNMQIEAMVSNPDKKVLPGMFANVTINLGDRVKYLTLPQTAITYNPYGSTVFIARKTDRMDKQGKPLIEAEQVFVTTGLTRGDQVAIVKGLEPGVMVVTSGQLKLKNGTPLIINNKVQPGFNPNPKPQEQ; translated from the coding sequence ATGACGCCGTTGCGTCGCCGCATGACCGTTATGATGATTTCGGTTTTCATCTTGCTTGGACTGTTGGTTGGTTTCAACACTCTTAAAACTGCATTAATCACCTACTTTATCTCTAGCATGGGCTTGCCGCCTGCAACGGTATCGACAATGGTGGCAGAGGAAGATGAATGGCAGCCGACCTTAAGTAGTGTCGGTAATATTCGCGCGTTTCGTGGGGTTGATTTAAGTGCCGAGACTGGCGGTGCAGTTTTAAATGTATTCGTTAAATCCGGAATGGATGTGAAGAAAGGCGATTTGTTAATTCAGCTCAATGATGCAGCGGATATTGCTCAACTCAACTCCTTTAAAGCAATGGCTGATTTGGCTAAGGTGATTAATGAGCGCGATAAACAGCAGCTCGCGATTCAGGCCATTAGTAAAAACGTTTTTGATACCAGTGCGGCGGATGCTAAATCAAAAGCGGCTCAGGTTGAGCAGCAGGCTGCGCTGGTTGCAAAAAAGAGTATGCATGCACCGTTTAGTGGCCGCGTCGGCATCATTGCGATTAACCCAGGTCAATACGTCAATGCAGGCGATAAGATGTTGACTTTGCAAACCTTGGATCCGATTTTTGTGGATTTCACCTTGCCACAGAGTACTGCGGGCATGATTCAAGTAGGACAAGAGATTGAAATGAAGACCGACGCATTTAAAGATGCCGGCTTCAAAGGCAAGATTACAGCAGTAAGCCCAAAGGTTGAGCTCAATACGCGCAATATGCAAATTGAAGCAATGGTAAGCAATCCCGATAAAAAAGTATTGCCAGGGATGTTTGCCAACGTCACCATCAACTTGGGTGATCGCGTTAAATACCTAACCCTGCCCCAAACGGCGATTACCTACAATCCCTACGGCAGTACGGTATTTATCGCTCGTAAAACCGATCGCATGGATAAGCAAGGTAAGCCGCTGATTGAGGCTGAGCAAGTGTTTGTCACAACAGGCCTCACCCGTGGTGATCAAGTCGCAATTGTCAAAGGCCTTGAGCCAGGCGTGATGGTGGTCACTAGCGGACAACTTAAATTAAAAAATGGCACGCCATTGATTATTAATAATAAAGTCCAGCCCGGCTTTAATCCCAACCCAAAGCCACAAGAACAATAA
- the glmS gene encoding glutamine--fructose-6-phosphate transaminase (isomerizing): protein MCGIVGAASRKNIVPILIEGLRRLEYRGYDSCGFAVIDAANAKHPIERARTTARVSELAEQGNQFQGTLGIAHTRWATHGKPDTHNAHPHISNQLIAVVHNGIIENYDVLRTELITAGYVFESETDTEVIAHLIHQTYIAQPSRNIALAVRAVLPRLHGAYAIGVIAQDCPDTLIGARVGSPLVVAFGDHENFIASDALALAGHAKTMLYLEEGDVAVLKADQVSITDGNGQFVQRAQKPMPAQADSVDLGPYQHYMQKEIFEQPTAIANTLANITHFGPDLFNADPQAWREFDQVLILACGTSYYSACVAKYWLESIAGMPTQVEIASEYRYRTSVPNPKTLIVVVSQSGETADTLAALRHAKELGHTMTLAICNVASSAMIRETNWRFLTKAGTEIGVASTKAFTTQLLALYLLTMSIAKRQGRISDAEEKDALKALRHLPKALIAVLALEPQIIAWSAAFAQCENALFLGRGLHYPIALEGALKLKEISYIHAEAYPAGELKHGPLALVTEKMPVVTVAPNDALLEKLKSNMQEVKARGGRLYVFADQDTEIVSSDGIAVIRLPEYYGDLSPILHVVPLQLLAYHTACARETDVDKPRNLAKSVTVE from the coding sequence ATGTGTGGCATTGTTGGCGCGGCATCACGCAAGAATATCGTTCCTATCCTAATTGAAGGATTGCGTCGTCTCGAGTACCGTGGCTATGACTCCTGTGGATTTGCTGTGATTGATGCGGCAAATGCAAAGCACCCGATTGAGCGGGCGCGGACAACCGCACGGGTTTCTGAGTTGGCTGAGCAAGGCAATCAGTTTCAGGGCACATTGGGTATAGCCCATACCCGCTGGGCAACCCACGGCAAGCCCGACACCCACAATGCCCATCCCCACATATCCAATCAGTTAATTGCAGTGGTGCACAACGGAATCATTGAAAACTACGATGTACTGCGCACCGAGCTAATTACTGCAGGCTATGTATTTGAGTCGGAGACCGACACTGAAGTGATAGCTCATTTAATTCATCAAACCTATATTGCGCAACCCAGTCGCAACATTGCGCTGGCTGTGCGTGCGGTATTGCCGCGTCTGCATGGTGCCTATGCCATTGGCGTCATTGCGCAAGATTGCCCTGATACTTTAATTGGCGCGCGTGTTGGTTCTCCACTGGTTGTTGCCTTTGGTGACCATGAAAACTTTATTGCATCCGATGCCTTAGCGCTGGCAGGCCATGCAAAGACCATGCTGTATTTAGAAGAAGGGGATGTTGCAGTTTTAAAAGCCGACCAGGTCAGTATTACCGATGGCAATGGTCAATTCGTTCAGCGCGCGCAAAAACCCATGCCAGCACAGGCTGACTCCGTTGATTTGGGCCCATATCAGCATTACATGCAAAAAGAAATTTTTGAGCAGCCCACAGCAATTGCCAATACGCTTGCCAACATCACGCATTTTGGGCCTGATCTTTTTAATGCGGATCCACAGGCATGGCGGGAGTTTGATCAGGTTTTGATTTTGGCGTGCGGCACCAGCTACTACTCGGCTTGCGTTGCGAAGTATTGGCTTGAATCGATTGCAGGAATGCCGACGCAGGTGGAAATTGCCAGCGAATACCGTTATCGCACTTCCGTGCCCAATCCCAAGACACTGATTGTGGTGGTATCGCAATCGGGCGAGACGGCGGATACCTTAGCCGCGCTGCGCCATGCCAAAGAACTCGGCCATACGATGACCTTGGCAATATGCAATGTGGCAAGCAGTGCGATGATTCGTGAAACGAATTGGCGCTTTCTAACCAAAGCAGGAACTGAAATTGGGGTTGCCTCAACCAAAGCGTTTACTACCCAATTGCTTGCACTCTACCTATTGACCATGTCGATTGCCAAGCGCCAGGGTCGGATTAGTGATGCAGAAGAAAAGGACGCACTAAAGGCATTACGGCACTTACCCAAGGCCTTGATTGCCGTGTTGGCCCTAGAGCCGCAAATCATCGCTTGGAGTGCAGCATTTGCGCAATGTGAAAATGCCCTTTTCTTGGGCCGGGGTCTGCATTATCCGATTGCCCTTGAAGGTGCCTTAAAGCTCAAAGAGATTTCTTATATTCATGCAGAAGCCTACCCTGCTGGTGAGTTAAAGCATGGCCCATTGGCATTGGTCACAGAAAAAATGCCTGTGGTGACGGTGGCTCCAAACGATGCGCTGCTTGAAAAACTCAAATCCAATATGCAAGAAGTGAAGGCCCGTGGCGGTCGTTTGTACGTATTTGCAGACCAAGATACTGAAATCGTCAGTAGCGATGGCATTGCTGTAATTCGTTTGCCTGAATACTACGGGGATTTATCGCCCATTTTGCATGTGGTGCCACTGCAATTGCTGGCTTATCACACGGCATGCGCTCGCGAAACCGATGTGGATAAACCAAGAAATTTAGCAAAAAGTGTGACTGTCGAATAA
- a CDS encoding efflux transporter outer membrane subunit, giving the protein MSESILSPSPCIQRRVHLAQRAVVVLLAASLVACAAGPDFKQPDAPKVARFTEKPTATTLATAPNVAGGTEQQIIPDTDIPAEWWTLFKSPELDKLIKTALAQNPNLAAADAALRVAQENVNAQIGGQYFPSIGLGGSATRQQQSNAMFGLPGQNIYNVYNTSINLGYRVDVFGAARRAVESARAQAEISQFQLEGAYLALTANIVTAAVREAALRAQYAATSEILKAQQNFADVTERQLAIGTVSRVDLTSQQTLVANSQVDLLAYERNLAFARNQLAVYTGAFPSNAQIAEFELANLHLPDKLPLSLPSNLVRQRPDIRAAEALLKSTNALVGVATANLLPQINLSASVGSVALSSGALFGPSAAIWSVAGGVFQPLFQGGQLLAQRRGAIAGYEQAVFQYQATVLTAFQEVADALRALETGAQSLKAAADAERFSKETLDLVQEQYKLGTSSYLAVLYYQNLYQQAKVKFVQAQAVRFADTAALFAALGGGWWNRDGPAYQSNVARNAQ; this is encoded by the coding sequence ATGAGCGAATCAATACTTAGCCCATCACCCTGTATTCAAAGACGCGTGCACTTAGCTCAGCGTGCTGTAGTTGTCCTCTTGGCGGCTAGCCTAGTCGCATGTGCAGCAGGCCCCGACTTCAAGCAGCCGGATGCCCCAAAAGTAGCTCGCTTTACTGAAAAGCCGACTGCCACGACATTAGCGACTGCGCCCAATGTGGCTGGGGGCACAGAGCAGCAGATCATTCCAGATACGGATATTCCGGCGGAGTGGTGGACCTTGTTTAAATCACCTGAGCTTGATAAGTTAATCAAAACAGCCTTGGCACAAAATCCCAATTTGGCTGCTGCGGATGCAGCGTTGCGTGTGGCACAAGAAAATGTGAATGCGCAAATTGGTGGCCAGTATTTTCCAAGCATTGGATTGGGTGGAAGCGCAACGCGTCAACAGCAATCCAATGCGATGTTTGGCCTACCCGGGCAGAATATTTATAACGTATACAACACCTCGATTAATTTAGGATATCGTGTAGATGTATTTGGCGCTGCGAGACGAGCCGTGGAGAGCGCCCGCGCACAAGCAGAGATTAGTCAATTTCAGTTAGAGGGTGCATACCTTGCTTTAACGGCAAATATCGTAACTGCGGCGGTTCGTGAAGCGGCACTGCGTGCCCAATACGCGGCCACATCGGAGATTCTAAAAGCCCAACAGAATTTTGCAGATGTAACGGAGCGTCAGCTTGCCATCGGCACTGTATCGCGGGTAGACCTGACATCGCAGCAAACCTTAGTGGCGAACTCTCAGGTCGATTTATTGGCTTACGAGCGTAATCTTGCTTTTGCACGCAATCAGCTTGCCGTCTATACCGGCGCATTTCCTAGCAATGCACAGATCGCTGAATTCGAGTTAGCCAATTTACATTTACCCGATAAGCTCCCGCTATCTCTGCCATCGAACTTAGTGCGGCAGCGCCCAGATATTCGCGCAGCCGAGGCCTTACTAAAGTCAACCAATGCCTTGGTGGGCGTAGCTACTGCCAATCTGTTGCCACAAATTAATCTGAGTGCCAGCGTCGGTTCAGTAGCGCTCTCCTCCGGTGCTTTATTCGGACCCTCGGCGGCAATTTGGAGTGTTGCTGGCGGCGTCTTTCAGCCCTTGTTTCAGGGCGGACAACTGCTAGCCCAGCGGCGTGGTGCGATTGCGGGTTACGAACAGGCGGTATTTCAGTACCAAGCAACCGTTCTCACTGCCTTCCAAGAGGTGGCCGATGCTTTGCGTGCGCTAGAGACTGGCGCTCAGTCATTAAAGGCCGCTGCCGATGCCGAGCGCTTCTCTAAAGAAACCTTAGATTTAGTACAAGAACAATACAAGCTAGGAACCAGTAGTTACTTAGCCGTGCTCTATTACCAAAATCTATATCAGCAAGCCAAGGTCAAGTTTGTACAGGCGCAGGCAGTACGCTTTGCAGATACGGCAGCACTGTTCGCCGCTCTGGGCGGAGGCTGGTGGAACCGAGATGGTCCAGCATATCAATCAAATGTTGCAAGGAATGCGCAATGA
- the glmU gene encoding bifunctional UDP-N-acetylglucosamine diphosphorylase/glucosamine-1-phosphate N-acetyltransferase GlmU, with product MNIVILAAGQGKRMKSALPKVLQTLAGKPLLEHVLVTANQLVGKAKTKPIVVIGHGASAITAYLEQILKDHPGLANAVTVMQKEQKGTGHALLQALPKLDLDEPTLVLYGDVPLISKKTLMRLVKLADGKRGSDSALALLTQQMDNPTGYGRILRDTEGAVTGIVEEKDADRQQKNISEINTGIMVLPSGRLKKWLKSLRASNAQGEYYLTDVIAMAARDNVPIRTAQVDFEWETVGVNSRDQLAALERTHQHVIAMQLMETGVTLLDPARIDVRGKLSCGSDVVIDVGCVFEGNVSLDSGTRVGPYCIVRNSTIGKQVTIQAFSHLDGAVVGVNSIIGPYARLRPGADLANDVHIGNFVEVKNSKIDSNSKANHLAYVGDSIVGARVNIGAGTITCNYDGVNKHQTIIEDDVFIGSDTQLVAPVRVGRGATLGAGTTLTKDAPANQLTVSRAKQLSIQWQRPVKQEKTVASKKTATKKIAAKKTAKAKK from the coding sequence ATGAATATTGTCATACTGGCTGCAGGGCAGGGAAAGCGGATGAAATCGGCTTTGCCGAAGGTCTTGCAAACTTTGGCCGGTAAACCCTTACTAGAGCATGTTCTCGTCACTGCCAATCAGCTCGTCGGTAAGGCTAAAACAAAACCAATCGTTGTGATTGGCCATGGCGCAAGTGCCATCACTGCTTACTTAGAGCAGATTCTAAAAGACCATCCAGGGCTTGCTAACGCAGTGACGGTGATGCAAAAGGAGCAAAAAGGCACCGGCCATGCGCTGTTGCAAGCGCTGCCTAAGCTCGATTTAGATGAGCCCACCTTGGTGCTTTATGGCGATGTTCCCTTAATTTCCAAAAAAACCTTGATGCGTTTAGTAAAGTTAGCCGACGGTAAGCGCGGAAGTGATTCCGCCCTTGCTTTACTGACGCAGCAAATGGATAACCCAACAGGGTATGGCCGTATCCTGCGTGACACTGAAGGTGCTGTCACGGGTATCGTTGAGGAAAAGGATGCGGATCGCCAACAAAAGAATATTTCTGAAATTAATACCGGCATCATGGTGTTGCCAAGTGGTCGCTTGAAGAAATGGCTGAAATCATTGCGGGCGAGCAATGCACAAGGCGAGTATTACTTAACGGATGTGATTGCAATGGCTGCGCGAGACAATGTTCCCATTCGCACAGCTCAAGTAGACTTTGAGTGGGAGACCGTTGGTGTGAATAGCCGCGATCAATTGGCAGCGTTAGAGCGCACCCATCAGCATGTGATTGCGATGCAATTAATGGAGACAGGCGTCACTCTGCTTGATCCAGCACGGATCGATGTGCGCGGTAAGTTAAGCTGCGGTTCGGATGTGGTCATCGATGTGGGATGTGTTTTTGAGGGCAATGTCAGTCTGGACTCCGGCACACGCGTCGGCCCCTATTGCATCGTCCGTAATAGCACAATTGGCAAGCAGGTTACGATCCAGGCATTTAGCCATTTAGACGGCGCCGTGGTTGGAGTCAATTCGATTATTGGGCCCTATGCTCGCTTACGTCCTGGCGCTGATTTAGCGAATGACGTGCACATTGGCAATTTTGTTGAAGTTAAGAACAGCAAGATTGATTCCAATAGCAAAGCAAATCATTTGGCGTATGTTGGTGATTCGATTGTGGGTGCACGCGTTAATATCGGTGCGGGCACCATTACCTGCAACTACGATGGCGTTAATAAACACCAAACCATTATTGAGGACGATGTCTTTATTGGCTCCGATACACAGCTTGTTGCCCCGGTACGAGTTGGGCGTGGAGCAACTTTAGGTGCAGGTACAACCTTGACCAAAGACGCGCCTGCTAATCAGTTAACGGTATCGCGCGCCAAGCAATTATCGATCCAGTGGCAGCGCCCGGTGAAGCAAGAAAAGACAGTGGCCAGCAAAAAAACGGCTACCAAAAAAATAGCCGCCAAAAAAACGGCAAAGGCCAAAAAATAA
- the ttcA gene encoding tRNA 2-thiocytidine(32) synthetase TtcA, translated as MNDPRKVAFEENKLEKKLSRLVGQAIGDFGMIEDGDKVMVCVSGGKDSYAMLDILLKLRERAPIQFEIVAVNLDQKQPNFPAETLPNYLTNLGVPFHIEEQDTYSIVKRVIPEGKTTCGLCSRLRRGILYRVADELGATKIALGHHRDDILETLLLNLFYAGKLKGMPPKLRSDDGKHIVIRPLAYVPEKLLERYAEDMQFPIIPCDLCGSQPNLQRGAMKQMLRDWEKKHPGRVENLFRAMHHIVPSHLMDREAFDFTNLEVDGSIGGALGNLGARSSGDRGIDEAELDELACGTLIRGVYN; from the coding sequence GTGAACGATCCTCGCAAAGTAGCGTTTGAAGAAAACAAACTCGAGAAAAAACTGTCTCGCTTAGTTGGTCAGGCGATTGGTGATTTTGGCATGATCGAGGATGGTGACAAAGTCATGGTCTGTGTCTCTGGCGGTAAAGACAGCTACGCCATGCTCGATATTCTGCTCAAGCTGCGCGAGCGGGCGCCAATTCAGTTTGAAATCGTTGCGGTGAATTTAGATCAGAAGCAACCAAATTTTCCAGCAGAAACACTACCAAATTATTTAACTAACTTAGGTGTGCCCTTTCACATTGAAGAGCAAGACACCTACAGTATTGTGAAGCGCGTGATCCCGGAGGGTAAGACAACCTGCGGTTTATGCTCCCGTTTACGTCGCGGCATTTTGTACCGGGTTGCCGATGAATTGGGCGCAACGAAGATTGCCCTTGGCCATCACCGCGACGATATTCTCGAAACCCTATTGCTCAATCTATTTTATGCCGGCAAATTGAAGGGCATGCCGCCCAAGCTGCGATCCGACGACGGAAAGCACATCGTGATTCGGCCGCTCGCTTATGTTCCAGAAAAACTACTCGAGCGGTACGCTGAAGATATGCAGTTCCCTATCATTCCATGCGATTTGTGTGGCAGCCAGCCTAATCTGCAGCGCGGTGCGATGAAGCAAATGCTCCGCGACTGGGAAAAGAAACACCCAGGCCGAGTAGAAAACCTCTTTCGGGCGATGCACCACATCGTGCCGTCCCATTTAATGGACCGCGAGGCATTTGATTTCACCAATTTAGAGGTCGATGGCAGTATTGGTGGAGCCCTTGGTAATTTAGGGGCTAGATCCTCGGGCGATCGTGGAATTGATGAGGCTGAACTCGATGAATTAGCCTGCGGAACCCTGATACGCGGCGTTTATAATTAA
- a CDS encoding dihydroneopterin aldolase: MLDAMQHPSLLDCRRLFLRDYEIYINIGVHDFEKKAEQRVILNIDLYIPFTLNTPTKDTLDEVLDYDFMRETIRTRAQKGHIHLQETLCDDIVAAMLAHPNVKAARVSTAKPDVYSDCHSVGVEVFRIKDSLR, encoded by the coding sequence ATGCTAGATGCGATGCAGCACCCCTCCTTACTCGATTGCCGCCGTTTGTTTCTGCGGGATTATGAGATTTACATCAATATCGGTGTGCATGACTTTGAGAAAAAAGCAGAGCAACGCGTCATTCTAAATATTGATCTGTACATTCCGTTTACGCTCAACACACCAACAAAAGATACCTTGGATGAAGTGCTCGATTACGACTTCATGCGCGAGACCATTCGGACCCGAGCCCAGAAAGGCCATATTCATTTACAAGAAACGCTCTGCGACGACATTGTTGCTGCCATGCTGGCTCACCCCAATGTGAAAGCGGCCCGCGTTTCCACTGCAAAGCCAGACGTCTATTCCGACTGTCACTCGGTGGGCGTTGAGGTGTTTCGCATCAAAGATTCGTTACGGTAA
- a CDS encoding efflux RND transporter permease subunit — MKWTDLFIRRPVLALVVSALILVFGLKSASTLPVNQYPQTQNAIVTITTAYFGADPETIAGFITQPLEAAIAQAQGIDYLSSTSISGISTIIATLQLNYDANKALTQINTQISSVRNQLPPQAQQPVLTVQVGQSTAAMYLGFYSDVIPNNSTTDYLLRVVKPKLDSVAGVQNAEILGGRKFALRAWLDRDRMAGVGVGADDVYNALAANNYLSAVGSTKGEMVAVDLVAGTDLHTLDEFRKLVVKRNGADIVYLDQVATVSLGSDDYNTNVAFSGKQSVFIGIKVAPDANLLDVAERVRAVLPDIQRQLPTGLVGNIVYDSTKFITTSIDEVVATLLEALLIVTVVIFLFLGSFRAVAVPVIAMPLSLIGTFFLMQVLGYSINLLTLLALVLAIGLVVDDAIIVVENVDRHMKEGKSPLEASLIAARELGNPILAMTVVLIAVYIPIGFQGGLTGALFTEFAFTLASAVAVSGVVALTLSPMMCSRIFTEGQETTPFVKKIDAIFDRVHHRYQTLLRDLLSTWQVIIVMGVFLLGGVAYLYATAHSELAPIEDQGIVLMQASGPPNATVNQMQTYADQIQKIAAAEPEYLQMFQITSATSSFGGVLMKDWNERSRSASAFQQDMQNKWNSIAGVRVAAFQFPALPGAQGLPVQVVINTTESYENLNEVSQAVLDKARKSGMFFFVDSDLKIDKPQNVLEIDREKVAALGMTQRDVGNALSAALGGGFVNYFSVSGRSYRVIPQVKQVDRLNPDQILDYYIRTPSGEMIQARTIASIKQRVVPQSINHFQQLNSATIIGVSTPFVSQEEVLKFIGQSLKEVAPNGYSIDYAGPSRQFMNESGGFLVTMFFAILIVFLVLAAQFESFRDPIVILVSVPLALFGALIFINLGFTTLNVYTQVGLVTLMGLISKHGILIVEFANELQAAGRSKLDAIVEASSVRLRPILMTTAAMVLGVIPLVIASGAGAAGRQSMGIVIFTGLSIGTLFTLFVVPAMYLFIGADHQAKKFKQA; from the coding sequence ATGAAGTGGACTGATCTATTTATTCGCAGACCCGTCTTGGCGCTGGTTGTAAGTGCGCTCATTCTGGTGTTTGGCCTCAAGTCCGCCAGTACCTTACCGGTCAATCAGTACCCACAAACTCAAAACGCCATTGTGACCATCACTACGGCGTATTTTGGTGCGGACCCTGAAACGATTGCTGGCTTCATTACCCAGCCATTAGAGGCGGCGATTGCGCAAGCCCAAGGAATTGATTACCTCTCGTCGACCAGCATTAGCGGCATCTCCACCATTATTGCAACCTTGCAGCTGAATTACGATGCCAATAAAGCGCTGACGCAAATCAATACGCAAATCAGCTCCGTTCGTAATCAATTGCCACCGCAGGCCCAGCAACCTGTTCTAACCGTTCAGGTTGGTCAATCCACTGCTGCAATGTATCTAGGTTTTTACAGTGACGTTATTCCCAACAACAGCACAACCGATTACCTGTTGCGCGTAGTAAAGCCAAAGCTTGACTCGGTCGCTGGTGTTCAAAATGCCGAGATCTTAGGCGGTCGCAAGTTTGCGCTGCGAGCTTGGCTGGATCGCGATCGCATGGCTGGTGTAGGAGTGGGGGCGGATGATGTCTATAACGCACTCGCCGCCAATAATTATCTCTCTGCCGTTGGCAGCACAAAGGGTGAAATGGTAGCCGTGGATTTAGTGGCGGGTACCGATCTACACACCCTGGATGAATTCCGTAAATTGGTAGTCAAGCGCAATGGCGCGGACATTGTTTACTTAGATCAAGTAGCAACAGTGAGTCTGGGATCGGATGACTACAATACCAACGTGGCATTTAGCGGTAAGCAGTCGGTTTTTATTGGTATCAAAGTAGCCCCAGATGCAAATTTGCTTGATGTTGCAGAACGGGTGCGCGCAGTCTTGCCCGATATTCAGAGGCAATTACCCACTGGCTTAGTTGGCAACATTGTCTATGACTCCACTAAATTCATTACTACCTCCATTGACGAGGTGGTAGCCACCTTACTTGAGGCGCTCCTCATTGTGACCGTCGTTATCTTCTTGTTCTTGGGAAGCTTCCGCGCAGTTGCAGTGCCTGTCATTGCGATGCCACTGTCGCTCATCGGCACCTTCTTCTTAATGCAGGTTTTGGGTTATTCCATCAATTTGCTCACCCTGCTTGCCTTGGTTTTGGCGATCGGCTTGGTCGTAGATGACGCCATCATCGTGGTGGAGAACGTCGACCGCCACATGAAAGAAGGTAAATCACCGCTCGAGGCATCGTTGATTGCAGCGCGGGAACTCGGCAATCCGATTCTGGCAATGACGGTAGTGCTCATTGCTGTTTATATCCCCATTGGCTTTCAGGGCGGCCTTACCGGGGCACTATTCACCGAGTTTGCGTTTACCTTAGCCAGTGCGGTAGCGGTTTCTGGTGTGGTGGCATTAACACTGTCCCCTATGATGTGTTCCCGCATTTTTACCGAAGGGCAAGAGACCACCCCCTTTGTGAAAAAGATCGATGCAATTTTTGATCGCGTACATCATCGCTATCAAACCCTCCTACGCGACCTCTTGAGTACCTGGCAGGTCATTATTGTGATGGGCGTATTTTTATTGGGCGGTGTTGCCTATCTGTATGCAACAGCCCATTCGGAGCTGGCACCGATTGAAGATCAAGGCATTGTGCTGATGCAGGCTTCTGGGCCGCCTAATGCCACGGTCAATCAAATGCAAACCTATGCCGATCAGATTCAAAAGATTGCGGCAGCGGAGCCGGAGTATTTACAGATGTTCCAGATTACTAGTGCGACCAGCAGTTTTGGTGGCGTATTGATGAAGGATTGGAATGAGCGTAGCCGTAGCGCTTCCGCTTTTCAGCAAGACATGCAGAATAAGTGGAATAGCATTGCCGGCGTGCGGGTTGCTGCGTTCCAATTTCCCGCTTTGCCGGGCGCCCAAGGTTTGCCAGTACAGGTGGTTATTAATACCACCGAGTCATACGAGAACCTCAATGAGGTATCTCAGGCTGTACTCGACAAAGCGCGTAAGAGCGGCATGTTTTTCTTTGTGGATAGCGATTTAAAAATTGATAAACCACAAAACGTCTTAGAGATTGACCGCGAAAAAGTCGCCGCATTAGGCATGACCCAGCGTGACGTGGGTAATGCACTCTCAGCTGCCCTTGGCGGGGGCTTTGTTAATTACTTTTCGGTTTCCGGTAGATCGTATCGGGTGATTCCGCAGGTGAAGCAAGTCGATCGACTCAATCCAGATCAAATATTGGATTACTACATTCGTACACCCAGCGGTGAGATGATTCAGGCGCGTACCATTGCCAGCATTAAGCAGCGCGTCGTTCCGCAGTCCATTAATCACTTTCAGCAGCTGAACTCTGCGACGATTATTGGTGTCAGTACGCCATTTGTATCCCAGGAAGAGGTGCTCAAGTTTATTGGGCAGTCATTGAAAGAAGTGGCACCCAATGGCTACTCCATTGATTACGCCGGGCCATCACGGCAGTTTATGAATGAGTCGGGCGGTTTCCTGGTCACCATGTTCTTTGCGATTTTGATTGTCTTCTTAGTGTTAGCCGCTCAGTTTGAAAGTTTCCGTGATCCGATTGTGATTTTGGTTTCGGTGCCGCTGGCTTTGTTTGGCGCGCTGATATTTATTAATCTCGGCTTTACCACGCTCAACGTTTATACCCAGGTTGGCCTTGTGACGCTGATGGGGCTTATTAGTAAGCACGGCATTTTGATTGTGGAGTTCGCTAACGAGTTGCAGGCAGCAGGGCGCAGTAAGCTCGATGCCATTGTCGAAGCCAGTAGTGTTCGTTTGCGCCCCATTCTCATGACTACGGCAGCGATGGTGTTGGGCGTGATCCCATTAGTGATTGCGTCTGGCGCTGGTGCTGCAGGCCGTCAATCCATGGGCATCGTGATCTTTA